From one Mytilus galloprovincialis chromosome 13, xbMytGall1.hap1.1, whole genome shotgun sequence genomic stretch:
- the LOC143057475 gene encoding uncharacterized protein LOC143057475, translating to MPSIRNNKGRFSGTKSVKKITKLIVNRVQQKHKNNNRVSDHSYATFCNPVTPTEDITASTLTDDDLTYIPPDLVPLSHCRLVTELDTLANQLKSCRECTIPLHLHDAKGVRCYGLTGIVYIICKNLSCQTLNRIKLGKVHFGREKKGVGIFDVNTKAATVMIHAGIGETQLNNFLSSLNVHCIDAKTLKIRENEAGSVLENQAIMSQQRHLQMEILNSTTEDQTESRSGICISTDTCWQKKGSGRSYNSLSGVSTLIGKTTGKVVNHKVRISNCRICERAKGRGILPRQHKCRKNWSGSAKGMEPDMVVEMLKELDEEGVDISEVVGDDDSTGFDQAKRLMPNSKMA from the exons ATGCCATCCATCAGAAACAACAAGGGGCGATTCTCAGGAACAAAATCtgtcaaaaaaataacaaaattaattgtaAATAGAGTTcagcaaaaacataaaaacaacaacagagtATCAGATCATTCCTATGCTACATTTTGTAACCCTGTAACACCAACAGAGGATATTACAGCAAGCACATTAACAGATGATGACTTAACATATATACCACCTGATCTTGTCCCCTTAAGTCATTGTAGACTTGTGACCGAACTTGACACATTGGCTAACCAACTTAAAAGTTGCAGAGAATGTACTATACCATTACATTTGCATGATGCAAAGGGAGTACGGTGCTATGGGCTAACCGGCATAGTGtacattatttgtaaaaatttGTCATGTCAAACCTTAAACAGAATTAAACTAGGCAAGGTCCACTTTGGGAGAGAAAAGAAAGGTGTTGGAATTTTTGATGTCAACACGAAAGCTGCAACag taatgATACATGCAGGTATTGGCGAGACTCAGCTCAACAACTTTTTGTCCTCACTAAATGTCCACTGCATAGATGCAAAGACCTTGAAAATTAGAGAAAATGAAGCCGGCAGTGTTCTTGAGAATCAGGCCATCATGTCACAACAAAGACACTTGCAAATGGAAATACTGAATTCCACAACAG AAGATCAAACAGAAAGTAGAAGTGGAATATGCATAAGTACTGATACATGCTGGCAGAAAAAGGGCTCAGGCCGATCATACAACAGCTTATCAG GAGTTTCAACACTGATTGGAAAAACCACAGGCAAAGTTGTAAACCATAAGGTTCGCATATCGAACTGTAGAATTTGTGAAAGGGCAAAGGGCAGAGGTATCTTACCAAGACAACATAAGTGTAGAAAGAATTGGAGTGGTTCTGCAAAG GGCATGGAACCAGATATGGTTGTTGAAATGTTGAAAGAATTAGACGAAGAAGGAGTGGATATATCAGAAGTGGTAGGAGATGATGATTCCACAGGTTTTGACCAAGCCAAGCGGTTAATGCCCAATTCAAAAATGGCATAA